A single region of the Halorubrum depositum genome encodes:
- a CDS encoding archaellin/type IV pilin N-terminal domain-containing protein → MFEFINNNDERGQVGIGTLIVFIAMVLVAAIAAGVLINTAGFLQSQAEATGQESTDLVSERIDVTSTVGIVNETDGASTGDLQEIRVGVAGAAGSNQIDLSSATIQAVGPNGQRNLIFTDTNVTGDSGTPLSDLSEGSKISAIPDGTFAVQNSSGNFVNASEAVLNDEERFTVVFNPETEPFGTGAGNGVYFGEGDTSSLDIVSPSGATTSVELRAPDLFNEDGEAVRL, encoded by the coding sequence ATGTTCGAATTTATCAACAACAACGACGAACGCGGCCAAGTTGGTATCGGCACGCTCATCGTGTTCATCGCGATGGTGCTCGTCGCTGCCATCGCCGCCGGTGTGCTGATCAACACCGCCGGCTTCCTGCAATCGCAGGCTGAGGCGACCGGGCAAGAAAGTACGGACCTCGTCTCCGAGCGCATCGACGTCACGAGCACGGTCGGCATCGTGAACGAGACTGACGGTGCCTCGACCGGCGATCTACAGGAGATCCGCGTGGGCGTCGCCGGCGCGGCCGGCTCCAACCAGATCGACTTGAGCTCCGCGACCATACAGGCGGTCGGCCCGAACGGGCAGCGGAACCTGATCTTCACCGACACGAACGTGACCGGTGACTCCGGGACCCCACTGAGCGACCTCTCCGAGGGGTCAAAGATCAGTGCGATACCCGACGGCACGTTCGCGGTCCAGAACTCTTCCGGTAACTTCGTCAACGCGAGCGAAGCAGTCCTGAATGACGAGGAGCGGTTCACCGTCGTGTTCAACCCCGAGACGGAGCCGTTCGGTACCGGTGCAGGGAACGGCGTGTACTTCGGTGAAGGCGACACCTCGTCGCTCGACATCGTCTCGCCCTCGGGCGCGACGACCTCCGTTGAACTCCGTGCCCCCGACCTCTTCAACGAGGACGGCGAAGCGGTCCGGCTCTAA